The DNA window GCGCGTCGAAGCGGCCTCGGAAGTCATAGACGACGTTGCACGCCCCCTGGCTCCATGGGCCGAAGAGCTTCCCCCAGGCGCACTTCGCCCAGCCCGTGTCGCTCAACGTCAGGTGCCGGTCCTCCGGCGTCAGGTCCAGCCAGTACTTGCCGGTGATGACGTGGCCCAGGCCGTAGCTGGCGTGCGTGTGCAGCACCATCTTCGGCATGCCCGTGGTGCCGGACGTGAAGTAGATGAGCAGCGGGTCTTCCGCGCGCGTCGGAGCGAACGTCTCCCCGTGCGCGGCCGTGCCCATCGTGCCCGACTGGTAGCGGACCCACGGCGCTGGAGCACCATCGCCCACGGCCACCCACGTCTCCACGCGGCCCGTGCCCGCGAGCCCCTCGAAGTGGTCCAGGCAGCTCACGTCCGCGATGACCGCGTTCGCGTCCGCCGCCACCAGCCGGTAGCGGATGTCCTTGACGGTGAGCATGGGCGTGCCGGGCATGAACACGATGCCCGCGCGGATGCAGCCCAGCACCAGGAACCACCACTCGGGAATCCGGGGCATCATGATGAAGACCCGGTCCCCCTTCTTCAGCCCCAGCCCCGCGAGGAACTGCGCCGCGTGCACCGAGCGCTGCCGCACGCCCTGCCACGTGAAGCGCTGCGCGCGGCCGGACTCGTCGGACCACAGGAGCGCCAGGGACTCCGGCCGCTCCCTCGCGTGCCGGTCCACCACGTCGATGGAGAAGTTGAAGTGCTCGGGCCGCTCCCACCGGAAGTCGCGATGGGTGGCCTCGTAGTCGCGCATGTTGCGGGGCGAAGGGGCGGTCATGCGTGGAAGCCTGCCACGCACCGGCGCGCCCGTCCGCGCCTCGCTCCCGGTTCGCACAATGGGCAACAGCCCGGAACGACGAAGGGGCCAGTCCTCGCGGACCGACCCCTCGGCACTTCACCGCGTTGGAACGCGGCTCAGTTCAGCTCCATGCACGGCACGATGTTGCCCAGGCCGTTGCACGTCAGCATCGCGTCCATCAACTGCTTCTCCGCGTCCGCCGTGCGGCCCGCGGCCAGCTCGCGGCGGATGCCCTCGCGCTCAGCCAACAGGTGCAGCCACGGGTCCGGCGTGCCCTCGGCGAAGCCTCGCAGCGCGCTCATCGCGGCCCCATCCATCGCCGCGAGGCCCGTCTGCACCAGCGCGCCGAAGTAGATGTCCCGCTCCCCCGAGCGACGCAGCGAATCCAGCAGCGCCGTGGCGTCCTTCTTCGAGTCGCTGTCACGCAGCAACCCCGCGTACCCCTGCGCCAGCGGAGCCCGCGCCGCGAAGTCCCGCGTCGCGACCTGCCGCACGTAGTCCTGGAGCACCGAGCCCCCACCCAGCGCATCCAGCTCCCGGGCCAGCGGCAGCAGCGCCTCCACGCGCTCCTTCGACGGCAGCGTGCGGACCGCCTCGTACAGCGCGGCGCGAGCCACCACCGGCCGCTGCACCAGCTGCTTCACGTCGAACGCCGCGCCATCCGTCAGCGTCAGCCACGCGTCCGACACCTGCCGCCGCCACCGCACCCGCTCCTCCGCCAGTTGCGTGCGCAGCTCCGCCGCCATCCGGCGCGCCTCCCCGCTCCACCCCTCCTCGCCCAGCGAGGCCACCGTGTCGAAGGACGCCGCCGCGCGGTCCAGCAAATCCCTCTCACGCAACACCAGCGCCCGGTTCCACAGCGCCTGCGAGTGATTGGGGTTCTGGCGCAGCGCGCTCGTCAGCAGGCCCAGCGCCTCCTCGTACCGCTGCCGGCTCAGCGCCACCACCGCCAGGTCATTCGCCTTGTCAGCCGACTCGGGCTCCTGTCCCAGGAACGCCTCCGCCTGCTGCCAGTCCCCCCGCAGCGCATACGCCGCCGCGATGCCCCGGAAGTCGTGACGCTCGGCCAGCTCCGCCAACGGCCGCAGCGGCAACAGCTCCGTGGTGTGGCTGGTGCCACGCATCGGGCTGTAGGGCAGGAAGCGGTCCGCCTTGGGGTGGCTCAGCCGCGCCTCGAACGTCCGCGTGTCCGCGCTGGCCAGCCACACCTCACCCGGAACCTCCGACGGAGCTTGGAACCGGAACACCCCCACCGCCGCCAGTCCCGCCGCCAGCGCCACCGGGACCACCGTGCGGGCCACCTTGCGGAACCTGTCCGCCAGCGACACCACCTTCGCCCCCATCACCGGCGCCGGAAGGTCCTCCGGCTCCACCGCCACGTCCGCCGTCCCCAGGGCGCGCGCCGCCAGGAACTCCAGTTGCAGCAAATCCCTCAACCCCGCCTCACACTCGGCGCACCGCGTCAGGTGCTGGCGGAACGCATCCGCATCCGGGGCGGACAGCTCGCCGTCGATGAAGAGGTGCAATCGGTTGTTGGTGCATGGCGTCGTCATGAGCTCGTTGCCCCTCGCTCGCGGGCCACCGCAACTTGTGGCAGCAGCAAGTCCTTCAGGTCCCTGCGCGCCAGGGTGAGCCAACTGCCCACCGTGCCCACGGGAACGTTGAAATGCTCGGCGATGGCGTTGTAGCGCCTGCCCTCGGCGTGCAGCCGGTAGGCATCTCTCAGGTGCGGCTTGAGCCGCTCCACCGCCTTCTGGAACTCCTCGGTGCTGACCAGCTCCCAGTTCTCCTGGGACTCCGCCTGGGCCACCCCCTCCTGCACCAGGGCGAGGTGAGGCATTCCGCGGACTTCCGTCCGCTGACGGCGGCAGTAGTCCAGGAAGCGGTTCGTCATCGTCGTACACAGCCACGCCGCCGCCGCCGCGTCCGTCCGGTCCTTCAACGACTCGAACTCCTGCATCGCCCGCTCGAAGGTCTCCTGGACCAGGTCCTCCGGCTCCAAGCTGGAACGAGCCGACAACCGACGCGCCAGCCCCAGCAAGCTGGGCCGGTGCTGTCGGATGAACGCCTCGAAGCGCCTCCGCTCCCGGTTGAAGAGGTTGGCCATTTTGTCCTACATGCTCGCTTGGCGGGTTTCCCTGTCAAAGACGTGAAGCCCCCTGTTCCTTGAGAAAAAAGTGCAAGGACACAGACAAGCAGATGCCCGGAAGGGGGGTCGTTCCCGTCCGGGCATGGATCTCCACGGTGGGGCCAAACGGCCCCGCTGCCACGACCTGGGGCCTAGCGCGCCCCTGGGGCGGTGGACAGGGCGGGCGTGGAGGGCATGGGCAGGGGCTTGCGTGCCCGCTGGACTCCCACGTTGGTGGCGCAGTCCACGTAGTTGTTCTTCACGTGGGCGTCCGCCGCGCTCGACTCGACGGCATTGGCACTCAGGGACGGCGTTGAACCCGGCGTCATGCGCTCGCTCCTCGTGCTGAGATACAGGCAGCACGGACAAGTTGCTGGTGGATGAAACGTTGGAACTGTCATCGTCCTTACCATGCTCTGCTGCCAATC is part of the Myxococcus landrumus genome and encodes:
- a CDS encoding zf-HC2 domain-containing protein, whose protein sequence is MTTPCTNNRLHLFIDGELSAPDADAFRQHLTRCAECEAGLRDLLQLEFLAARALGTADVAVEPEDLPAPVMGAKVVSLADRFRKVARTVVPVALAAGLAAVGVFRFQAPSEVPGEVWLASADTRTFEARLSHPKADRFLPYSPMRGTSHTTELLPLRPLAELAERHDFRGIAAAYALRGDWQQAEAFLGQEPESADKANDLAVVALSRQRYEEALGLLTSALRQNPNHSQALWNRALVLRERDLLDRAAASFDTVASLGEEGWSGEARRMAAELRTQLAEERVRWRRQVSDAWLTLTDGAAFDVKQLVQRPVVARAALYEAVRTLPSKERVEALLPLARELDALGGGSVLQDYVRQVATRDFAARAPLAQGYAGLLRDSDSKKDATALLDSLRRSGERDIYFGALVQTGLAAMDGAAMSALRGFAEGTPDPWLHLLAEREGIRRELAAGRTADAEKQLMDAMLTCNGLGNIVPCMELN
- a CDS encoding RNA polymerase sigma factor is translated as MANLFNRERRRFEAFIRQHRPSLLGLARRLSARSSLEPEDLVQETFERAMQEFESLKDRTDAAAAAWLCTTMTNRFLDYCRRQRTEVRGMPHLALVQEGVAQAESQENWELVSTEEFQKAVERLKPHLRDAYRLHAEGRRYNAIAEHFNVPVGTVGSWLTLARRDLKDLLLPQVAVARERGATSS